The segment atgtgccgacgaaaacacgaaacaaaacgatagtcgcgactatcaggttacaatatttttactatcaaacttaaatattatttactataggaaatgacttatggtctaaaatttaacatttcatgttgaacttgaaaaattataaaatgtgaaaaatgtatgcaagatataaccaaattttatttagaaaataattgaaaacgtttatatctatgtatgttttatgtatattatgggaaaaatgtatgcatgaaataagcaaattttaattagaaaatttttgaattgaattattgaatgtatgtatttattaaatttatgtttaatttttatgtggagtattaaaatgtatgtatttgtattgattgtaatataattagaaaaaattatataaattcttaGAGGATTATacgaatgtaaaaatatattcaaatatgtatatatgtatgtaaaaattgtttttacaggctatatttaaacatattgtttgtaacaggatgataaattcaatataaagcaagaaacactaacaataagtttgtaaacaggtaGTAATGCATTAGTAGTGTCtaataatgaaggaaattataggtattttagaaatttgtaacaggatgGCAAAAAATTGAGAggggacataaaaacataaaaagttgtttttgtaattttacattgtgaaaggttaaaacaacaaaaatgtatgagtgtattacatacatatacatgtatgtttttcatatgcatgtacatatgtatacatatgtcacatttctataaattattattacatactctcaattatcttacaataatgaatgaacaggcgcgaagaaaaaaatatataggtgttaataaatttgcatatgccATTGCCAACCTTTTGAATTTGCATGCgagagactaaataataatgatatttctttcctcTTCTCTCTACCACAAATtcaagtaaagcaaaaaaaaggatCTTGCGTAAACCATCGTTAAGGAATGTGCGTAAAATGATAAAGTAGGAAAGATAAGTTCTACtacaggtcatttttatgacgaatgttttttttgcatCACACGTACATATCTTCTTCCCTCCACCAATTCAAAGGTAAAGCAAAAAATGACCTAGCGTAATCCACCGTTATGGAATGTGCGTGAAAAGTAGGAAAGAAAAGTGCTGttacaggtcatttttatgacgaatgtgtttttgttattgtttcacacatacttacatacatacatatgtatatttataactggtgtatatatgtatgtatgcatattttattattacatactcaCAATGATCTTaaacaataatgaatgaacaggcgcgaagaaaaatatacatagctattaataaatttacatattgaatttttgaatttacatgagaaagactaaataataatgatatatcCTTCTTCTTCTCTCCACCACCAATTCAggcatagcaaaaaaaaaaatgacctTGCGTAAACCACCGTGTAGGAATGTGCGTAAAACGGTAAAGTAGGAAAGAGAAGTACTGTTATaggtcatttttatgacgagtgtgttttttgttattgcttcacatgtacatattcatattattactttttttattactgatttttttgcGTATAAAATGCAATCGACAATGTGTCAGAAGAATACTTAGTTGTGTAATGGATATCTTGATGGTCACACGTTGTAACTTccttaattgtttattaaaactttttttattaaatttttgaaaaatggcagatattgaaaactattttgATGTTTGTGATATCCCTGACAAAGTTTTATGCAAAGTATGCAAAAAAGTACTGTGcagtaaaagaaaatacaatttaaaatctcATTTAACAAAAAGCCATAATATAGACTtaaataatgctctaaaatcTGTACATAAAGCAAAAACTGTTAAAgccaaaatagaaataaataaatttgaaataattagaTCATTTATTGGTTTGGTAACTGAGAATGGCTTAccatttgaagttttaaatagtTCTAAtatgagaaatattttaaagcctATAAGTACCGTTTTACAAAGTGGTGatgaaaaactgttttctttaaatgcagataatgcaaaaaaattgttgtCCCAAGTAGTTACGAAACTccgaaatttaataaagaatgaactgcataataaatttttttttttgcgtaaaacggtaaagtaggaaagagaagtactgttataggtcatttttatgacgagtgtgttttttgttattgcttcacATGTACATATTCacatacatgtgtttgttgttattgtttcacacatacttacatacatacatatgtatgtatatacaaaaccAGATATAATGGTGTTGtagactttttattattttgattattctATATtcgattttgttattattaaaataaaaagaaaatgtacacacatacatacatacgaacaTTAAcagtaagatttttaaaaaaactaaattgagtACAACGAATAGAGTCAAcaacattgaaaaaattttgatgtaatttctttttagaaaatacctaataataaaacaaaaattttacatatgtatgtaaatataagtAATAGAAcacatttattaatttcatttttgtatataaagggTTTTCTAGGTAATAACTAAACAACTATGTTATAAAAATTCAcgatcaaaattaatttttagtgtACTTTTAAAGTACATATTTGATGAACTATagcattataaaaaatattgttcaataaAGAAACGACACACAGTGGTGCAGAATTGatattgtttgtaaataaatctggcatttctaaacggctagTCTTATCGAGATAATATTTGACACGGGCCTAGCTAAGGAGTATTCAAGTTTAAGTTATGAAAATGGATCCCACAAATGCTCCAGGGGCGCTGTGcgggctcaaagtagggtaccttcGAAACGTAAAATGTTTAAACGCGTGCAATTATTTTGGTTTCCCAtccgttatttttattttggaaagcGCTCAGCAAGATCTTAAAAATTTCTGAGttataaacttttgaaaattgaaatttaaaaattttgcaattccAACAGTGAAAAACAGTGGAGCAaggtatgtaaaatttttaattttctaatttcaaatGCCTTTAACTCATaaattataagagataaatGGTTTTAAGGCCCAGTTGAACGctttcgaaaaataaaaaaagggaaaCCAAAAATTGGCAcgcgtttaaatattttacatgtcGATATGTAATCACATGATTCTTTTGTGGGATCCATTTTCATACCTTAAACttgaatactccttggctacgcccgtgccaaattttatcccgatcagactagccgtttagaaatgccagttttacttacaaaaaatttcacgCCAGTCCTACTGtgcaacatttaaaaattgaaaaaagtcaaaatttaagGAAGGAGTTatccccttattcataaacaaaattttattttttttaaaaggtttataaaacaaaattttcacacgAAATTTGGTatgtaaatcttttaaaaaataaaatgttgtttgtgaaGAAATTTAAAGCCATTTGCAAATTAAAGAAGTTATTGCAGTAAAATCCAACTTTTctgcaaatatttcaaaactaaCTTAATTAGGTAAGCTAAGTTCCCTATCGCCTCATCTAAAAGTGCAGGATTTAACTTAACTAATAGTATATTTTCCAAGGTTTCAGGACTAAGTCTGTTTCTGGATTCACTTAATATAATTCTTAATGATGAGAAAGCTCTTTCTATTGTAacctgaaaaaatataaaataacaaatatttaggtATAATTATAtaggtatacatatatatcatatataaattaatgttttaaatacaaacatatacatacttatttacatacatccatacatacatatgtgtatgtacattatacatattttataaaatatattaacataCAGGAGGACTAATACTGAcataatattatatatgtacatatgtaagtacgtatgtatgtatatggttttaaCATTTACCTGTGTTGGAGGAACACCGAATATAATATtcgataatataaataattcttcgtccaatgattttcttttattccaATAATCTAATACACAACAATCGCTTGTCTCAAAATGTAACATCAGCCTTTCTATTTTTGTATAGATATTTATATCACATCCTTGTATTACGTCTTGTCGTAAAAATGCTGTTAATATGTCTTCCTCCTCACCACCGTTATTTTCCTCTATAGAATTTGAAGATTTGGTCACATATTCCTTGTTTAACGAAATGTATCTATCCCATAactttttttagataatttatagCCCTTTCTTTTTCATCGTGAGATAATTTGTGTTGTAATCGTGGATCGAAATAAATACATGCAAGAAGTATATCATTTTTATGTAATGACACTGACCTTTTGTCAATAAATTTTAGTGTCAAATCCGCTAGCATTTTTGCGAAACTATTAACATTGGgcatgttaaaaattttttctattaacagTCTGCACTTCAACCAATTAGCATAAAAGTCACCATAATGCAAAGATTCTTCttgaaattttgtcaaaatatcATTAAGTGgactaaaaactactaaaaaatcatctacatttttccaaaattgttcATTAACATCAAATAAATCTAATGATGTAGTATTTCCTTGGGTTTCAATAAAAGGTTTTGcggtttttaaatctttaatcaTTTGGTATGTAGATCCCCAACGCGTTGGACAGTCAATTTGGGGCACACGTACcttatttaactcaaataaacaTCGAAATCCATTTGTTTGCTTtcgtaaaaattttgtaaaatttctgcATTGAAGCACAAATTCTTTTATATTAGGATTTTTTATAACGTCTATCGCTACTAGCTGGGCCGTATGTGCTGCACACCTGCATATAGTTATGTCTCCCATGTCTATATCACAATCGTTTTCTATTTCTTCTAAAAGCTGCTGATAATTATCATTATCTAAAAACTCTTCTTCTTGAAATTTTGTAAGGCACTTGGACAATAACGATGTCGTTTTTAACATATTTGCCCCATTGTCGGATGTCACTGCAATaacttgatttaaatttaagtcaTATTTCCTTAAGGTTTTTATAATTTCGATAGATAAATTTGTAGATTTAGTTGAACCAACGCCTTTTAGTTCAATCATTCCTACTACTCTAGATACTATATTTccattaaaacaatattgtaaaCTAATTCCTAATATGCTTCGTTCTAATCTCGTGGCGCTGTCTATTttaatcgaaaaaaatttattatgcagttcattctttattaaatttcggAGTTTCGTAACTACTTGGGacaacaatttttttgcattatctgcatttaaagaaaacagtttttcatCACCACTTTGTAAAACGGTACTTATaggctttaaaatatttctcataTTAGAactatttaaaacttcaaatggTAAGCCATTCTCAGTTACCAAACCAATAAATGAtctaattatttcaaatttatttatttctattttggcTTTAACAGTTTTTGCTTTATGTACAgattttagagcattatttaAGTCTATATTATGGCTTTTTGTTAAATgagattttaaattgtattttcttttactgCACAGTACTTTTTTGCATACTTTGCATAAAACTTTGTCAGGGATATCACAAACATcaaaatagttttcaatatctgccatttttcaaaaatttaataaaaaaagttttaataaacaattaaggAAGTTACAACGTGTGACCATCAAGATATCCATTACACAACTAAGTATTCTTCTGACACATTGTCGATTGCATTTTATACgcaaaaaaatcagtaataaaaaaagtaataatatgaatatgtacatgtgaagcaataacaaaaaacacactcgtcataaaaatgacctATAACAGTACTTCTCTTTCCTACTTTACCGTTTTACGCACATTCCTACACGGTGGTTTACGCAaggtcatttttttttttgctatgccTGAATTGGTGGTGGAGAGAAGAAGAAGgatatatcattattatttagtctttctcatgtaaattcaaaaattcaatatgtaaatttattaatagctatgtatatttttcttcgcgcctgttcattcattattgtttAAGATCATTGtgagtatgtaataataaaatatgcatacatacatatatacaccagttataaatatacatatgtatgtatgtaagtatgtgtgaaacaataacaaaaacacattcgtcataaaaatgacctgtaaCAGCACTTTTCTTTCCTACTTTTCACGCACATTCCATAACGGTGGATTACGCTAGGTCATTTTTTGCTTTACCTTTGAATTGGTGGAGGGAAGAAGATATGTACGTGTGatgcaaaaaaaacattcgtcataaaaatgacctgtaGTAGAACTTATCTTTCCTACTTTATCATTTTACGCACATTCCTTAACGATGGTTTACGCAAGatccttttttttgctttacttgaATTTGTGGTAGAGAGAAgaggaaagaaatatcattattatttagtctctcGCATGCAAATTCAAAAGGTTGGCAATggcatatgcaaatttattaacacctatatatttttttcttcgcgcctgttcattcattattgtaagataattgagagtatgtaataataatttatagaaatgtgacatatgtatacatatgtacatgcatatgaaaaacatacatgtatatgtatgtaatacactcatacatttttgttgttttaacctttcacaatgtaaaattacaaaaacaactttttatgtttttatgtccccTCTCAATTTTTTGCcatcctgttacaaatttctaaaatacctataatttccttcattattaGACACTACTAATGCATTACtacctgtttacaaacttattgttagtgtttcttgctttatattgaatttatcatcctgttacaaacaatatgtttaaatatagcctgtaaaaacaatttttacatacatatatacatatttgaatatatttttacattcgtATAATCCTCtaagaatttatataattttttctaattatattacaatcaatacaaatacatacattttaatactccacataaaaattaaacataaatttaataaatacatacattcaataattcaattcaaaaattttctaattaaaatttgcttatttcatgcatacatttttcccataatatacataaaacatacatagatataaacgttttcaattattttctaaataaaatttggttatatcttgcatacatttttcacattttataatttttcaagttcaacatgaaatgttaaattttagaccataagtcatttcctatagttaatatttaagtttgatagtaaaaatattgtaacctgatagtcgcgactatcgttttgtttcgtgttttcgtcggcacatatatgctctgcttgcgtacattttatgttcgtatattactgcttgcatggcttcaatattgttgacttcgaataatttgtgtaggaaaatattttaatattataggcaaaCCATATGCcatatatgtgggtattataaatatgttagcgagttgctgcgtaatatattgtaagtgaagacattttatatttgtctgtaagctataatatgcaatagtttgtatgagtaaatatttttagcaaaaatactagaaatatttcgaatgggagcaattaaatatattatattcataaaatatatttatattttaatattacatacgtatgcataggagaaaatatgcattttggttactaatatattagtaattttaatcactgttcagatgtagtgaatttgaaatcaaataaaagggAAATTCCTCCTATGACAATCGTGTGTTACAATCATAAATTCTTCATGATCTTTTTCAGTacatccatggagtaaattctacttctttttcgcttctttagaagtCCTTTTTTTGTTGGGTACTTTTATGAGTTTGAGACCATTATTTCGATgtattacaaacagaatgacaaaatcaatatatcacCATACTTTAATCTTCTACAAGTAACTTTTTGTGTAGAGAAAATGTTATTCTATATATTGTGGGTATCGGTCTTAGAATATCATACGTTTAGATATAtagattatgtttttttttcttattttatatttatatttttcatataaaatcactttaaataatataaaaaattaatatcgtTTTTGAACaccaaaaaattatagaaatttgtagTAAGATATAGAaatgtatagatagatagatggatattcatatacatattatagTGTGTATGCTTTAAAAACATACTATAATCTAATAGAATAAGATTATTCGAGTACAATTGAACatgatttttatatacttatttttaggaataaaacaaaatatttaagaaaaatattaattttcttaatttatttttagattttcaatatataaaaaaaaacctttccaCTTTCAAAAGATAAAGAGTGTAAATTgctgaaaaaattatatatttttattttagtacaaaggtacataaaatttaattaaaaactctcCAGTAAGAAGGGTCTTCACACCACAATAAATCTCTCTTCATAATAATaacaccaaccaaccaaccagccagtcagctaacaccaacaacaataataactgctttaaaacaacagcaacattgaaaacaacagcaacaccaTTCGGGGTAAACTTTTCAAtgaaagtaacaacaacaacaacaactaacacATTTGCAAcatctaaacaaaataaaaagaccCATTAAAGGAACCGTAAcagaaaaatcataaattttcgtaattttttcgCATAAAGCTTTTATGGCATTAGCTTTTAAGTATCTTTTGTTGttcttattgttgctgttggagttattgttgtttaacattaaaaagtatatatgaAAATTGTTGCTGCGACTTCTAATGAAATTATATAGAGGTGACTTTAGTTTATGCTGCTGTTAATACATTTTGTACTAGAGCAGCAAAATGGTTCAGTTTACTGCTTATGATGATGCTACAGACATCGTCTATGCTAATAATAATGCGTTAGTATTGGTGCTACTTAACTCCTGTGtttcatattaatttcaaagatggcaaaatttattaaaattataaattaaaaatgtaaaaaatataaggaCAAGCTAAACCGATTATGTTATGTGCTACGCTGAATGTTGATCAAAGGAAAAGTTACAGTTTCCTCAATGTCTAGTTTATTCTCAACATCGAGGCAGATTATTTATAGGGTCCATGACCCTTATAACAAGAATTTACAAACAGCATAACAAATATTCATTTGTTACACCTGTTCCATGCACAACATTCATGCCTTTACTGCTCAAACAACTTTTTTCACTTCACACAAGCATTTAGTTAAAACCataattacttttaaatcataaaataaagacAAGAAAATtgtggagaaaaaaaaaaaagaagtacaaAATTACCCAAATCACGTAAAAAGTAAGTGAAAACCATTTTTCCGCATAATccgaaaaacaacaacaacaaaaaaggaaaaattaaaaagctgCAACAACTCCCCAATGGTCATTTTGCTACTTTGTGATTTTTGAATGACTTTTTCTTTATACCTTTTGTTGCTCTAGCTCTAGTTGGGGGAGGGGAGGTTGATTTGCAACGTGCTGGTGGTGCTGTAGCTGCTATGGCTACAGCTACTTAAGTTTtagtttccataaaaaaattgtataacaaaaattaggtattaaggtaaaaaatatttaattttgctttaacagttttagtttatttgcaaataaaatgtaataactaTTTTGACTTTTATAACATAAAGTTATTTtgagatttataaaattttatttttatataaaacaaattagttttatacattttaaacattaaattttaatcaatagtTTAGTAATTAGTAACGGTTTGTCTAGATTATCGCTTAAtctgttcagactatagactaaacaatatttCATATAATGTGCAAGAATATAGTccctataaactaaattttagtaAAGACAGTAGTTTAAGGATAAAGAAaagtctatattttagactataaacCCAACTACTTATGCTCCGTACTGTAGGCTGTGACAAGATAGGAtattacactatagaccagataatATACTCAACTCTAATTTAGAATATAGATATTACATAGTTCGGACTTTAGTTCTAACTAAGTATACTGTTaaaactaaagtctagtttatatagtCTCTAagctagactaaagtctaaacaATAGCtcaaactacagactagactgtagtcaagaTAATTTCTAAGCTATGATATATTGCACCGTTtaaactataagctagactatagtccatactgtatactagtacagactatagaccaaactacagTACAGACTATTGCCTATAATGCACACTATTTCTTGGCCAAGGGAAGCTATTTTATAGTGACTAATGCTtaatagacttaactatagtttagaatatataCATGACATAGTTCACACTTCAGCTATAAATATACTGCTAGAACTAAAGTCTAAATTATATATTCTCTtaacttgactaaagactaaacaatACCCCAagctacagactaaactatagtcaagagaaTTACTAGGATATGATCTTTTCCACCGTCtaaactataagctagactatagtccatactatatacTAGTACATACTATTGATCAAACAATAGTACAGACTTATTGTCAATAATGTATACTATTTCTTCGCCAAGGGTAACTATCTTGTCGTGATGCGAGGGCTTAAGTACACATCGTTACTATAGCTTCAGTGTCCAGCCATGGGATGTTATGGTTTAAGCAAAATGTATATCTAAAGGTTACTCATAGTGTGGTATGAGTCTTCCGATCCTACATTCTTCTATGATGACATAAATAGTACGCTATATTATTTGATCTAGCTTGCGACTTGTTCAGTAAGAACTTTACCCTTGATCGTCCGTCTGTACGTGCATTCTCTTAAGatgcaaaataaagaaaattaacattGACAGAAATATGGATGAGAAGAAGGATACGTGTGAAGGGTATGCCAGAATTGTTATGCAATAGGATAGACTACTGACTAACTTAGACGTGAAGGGCCTACTTATGGTGTCAAGTTATTCCTTTGGTGAAACCAGTGCTACACAGGAGTTAGGGAATTTATCACCGTCTGATGACGAGCTTGCTATTAGTTAAAGTAATAAGAGAAATCTTTTACTGAAGAGGCTAAGGGAATCAAAAGGACATACTTGGGAGAACACTGTCCAAAGGTCGTGAAGGAGAAGAA is part of the Lucilia cuprina isolate Lc7/37 chromosome 3, ASM2204524v1, whole genome shotgun sequence genome and harbors:
- the LOC124419016 gene encoding uncharacterized protein LOC124419016 yields the protein MIELKGVGSTKSTNLSIEIIKTLRKYDLNLNQVIAVTSDNGANMLKTTSLLSKCLTKFQEEEFLDNDNYQQLLEEIENDCDIDMGDITICRYISLNKEYVTKSSNSIEENNGGEEEDILTAFLRQDVIQGCDINIYTKIERLMLHFETSDCCVLDYWNKRKSLDEELFILSNIIFGVPPTQVTIERAFSSLRIILSESRNRLSPETLENILLVKLNPALLDEAIGNLAYLIKLVLKYLQKSWILLQ